From the genome of Phycicoccus duodecadis:
ACACTTTCCGTGTCTGACGGTGATGTCCTCAGGGTGTCGGGTGCTTCGGCCAGACTGGCCGGCTCCACAGACGTCGCGTCGCTGAATTTCATTCCCACGAAAGCCCGGGAAGCAGCGGAAGCAGCCTTCTGGGACTCACGGACGTGGCCAGAGGGCAAGCGCCCGAAGAACGTTCCGGAAACGGCGGTCTATCACTGCTTGCCGCGTCCTGTGCTGATGCTCTACCCGCTGCGAGCCAAGTGGAAAAACTCTGTCACACCTCTTGGGTTCGAGCACGTCGACGGGCACCTAGTCGTGGCAACCAAGATCGCCATTCCCGGGCGACACGTGAACGTCAACGACACCTCCACGGACGCTGAATACATCATCAACACGGTTGCACAGCAGGGCTGGCTCGCACAGTTGGAATGGGGGACCGATGCAGACTGACGACATCCAGCAACAGTGGTCTCGTCTGTGCTCGGAGAAGTCGCCGGCCAAGAAGTACTTCGATCCCGAGCATCCACTCGAGTTCCTGTTTGGCGCCGACGATCGTGGTCGAGCGGTGATGGCGCTGATCACTCCTGAAGATCCAAAGCTGGACGACGTCAGTCGGGATGTCTCGACGCACTCCTCGCGACGCGAGGACGGGCGGTGGGCGACCACCTGGACGCTCGGGGACCAGTCGTTGTTCCCCACCTTCGTCCGGCTCGGTGTGGACCTCGCTCATAGGTCCGCCACTCCCACGCCCCCTCACACTGCTATCGATGAGTTCCTCCTTGCCCTCGCGCAATGGCAGGTGCTTCTTCGACCACGACCGCCCAAACGACTCAACTTGGAACGGCTCCGCGGTCTGGTCGCTGAGCTGTGGGCCGGCGAAACCGTAGTCGGCGAGGGCAAACCCCGTGACGAGCTCGTGCGTGCGTGGTCCGGTCCACTCGGCGGTGTTCAGGACTACACGTTTCCGTCGGGGCATGTCTGGGAGGTGAAGGCCAAGCGATCCAAGGCCACCACGGTCAAGGTCTCGTCGGCAGAGCAGCTCGACCCAGCAGACAAGTCACTGCATTTGGTAGTGCTGGACCTCGACGAACGATCGTCCGACTTTGACGGCGCCCGCTCCTTGGTCGACCTGGTACGGGCTTGGAGGGAGGAGCTCGGCGCCAACCCGGCTGAGCGCCACCTACTGGACCTCTTGATCTCACGCTTGGGCGTCGATCTCTCAGATCCCTACTACGAGGAGACATGCTTCACGCTGCAGCAAATGACCGTGTTTCGGGTAAACGGGGAGTTCCCCAGCCTCCGAGCCGCTGACATGCCGAGCCCTGTCAGCGCGGTGAGATACCAATTCGACGTGCGAGGACTGGAGTCGTGGATCGTGGAAGGTGATGGGACCAGCCG
Proteins encoded in this window:
- a CDS encoding PD-(D/E)XK motif protein, giving the protein MQTDDIQQQWSRLCSEKSPAKKYFDPEHPLEFLFGADDRGRAVMALITPEDPKLDDVSRDVSTHSSRREDGRWATTWTLGDQSLFPTFVRLGVDLAHRSATPTPPHTAIDEFLLALAQWQVLLRPRPPKRLNLERLRGLVAELWAGETVVGEGKPRDELVRAWSGPLGGVQDYTFPSGHVWEVKAKRSKATTVKVSSAEQLDPADKSLHLVVLDLDERSSDFDGARSLVDLVRAWREELGANPAERHLLDLLISRLGVDLSDPYYEETCFTLQQMTVFRVNGEFPSLRAADMPSPVSAVRYQFDVRGLESWIVEGDGTSRE